DNA sequence from the Oncorhynchus keta strain PuntledgeMale-10-30-2019 unplaced genomic scaffold, Oket_V2 Un_contig_30213_pilon_pilon, whole genome shotgun sequence genome:
gctttgcgaaagtattcggccccttgaactttgcgaccttttgccacatttcaggcttcaaacataaagatataaaactgtatttttttgtgaagaatcaacaacaagtgggacacaatcatgaagtggaacgacatttattggatatttcaaacttttttaacaaatcaaaaactgaaaaattgggcgtgcaaaattattcagcccccttaagttaatactttgtagcgccaccttttactgcgattacagctgtaagtcgcttggggtatgtctctatcagttttgcacatcgagagactgaaattttttcccattcctccttgcaaaacagctcgagctcagtgaggttggatggagagcatttgtgaagagccgttttcagttctttccacagattctcgattggattcaggtctggactttgacttgggcattctaacacctggatatgtttatttttgaaccattccattgtagattttgctttatgttttggatcattgtcttgttggaagacaaatctccgtcccagtctcaggtcttttgcagactccatcaggttttcttccagaatggtcctgtatttggctccgtccatcttcccatcaattttaaccatcttccctgtccctgctgaagaaaagcaggcccaaaccatgatgctgccaacaccatgtttgacagtggggatggtgtgttcagggtgatgagctgtgttgcttttacgccaaacataacgttttgcattgttgccaaaaaagttaaattttggtttcatctgaccagagcaccttcttccacatgtttccACATCTTCCAACACTTTTTATGggtatctttaagaaatggctttcttcttgccactcttccataaaggccagatttgtgcaatatacgactgattgttgtcctatggacagagtctcccacctcagctgtagatctctgcagttcatccagagttatcatgggcctcttggctgcatctctgatcagtcttctccttgtatgagctgaaagtttagagggacggccaggtcttggtagatttgcagtggtctgatactccttccatttcaatattatcgcttgcacagtgctccttgggatgtttaaagcttgggaaatctttttgtatccaaatccggctttaaacttcttcacaacagtatctcggacctgcctggtgtgttccttgttcttcatgatgctctctacgcttttaacggacctctgagactatcacagtgcaggtgcatttatacggagacttgattacacacaggtggattgtatttatcatcattagtcatttaggtcaacattggatcattcagagatcctcactgaacttctggagagagtttgctgcactgaaagtaaaggggctgaataattttgcacgcccattttttcagtttttgatttgttaaaaaagtttgaaatatccaataaatgtcgttccacttcatgattgtgtcccacttgttgttgattcttcacaaaaaaatacagttttatatctttgtttgaagcctgaaatgtggcaaaaggtcgcaaagttcaagggggccgaatactttcgcaaggcactgtattggtCTATTTGTTCACAGCCTGTCACCAGTtaacatcagtctgtctgtgtgtctgtagctGTAGGATCCAAGCCAGTGGTGTCCATcgagggacacagagagggagggatgggtctGCTGTGTGAAACAGAAGGCTGGCACCCTGAGCCTGAGCTGGTGTGGCTGGACAGTAAAGGAGTCCATCTCTCTGCTGGTCCTcctgagacacacagagacttaGATGGATTCTACACAGTCAAACGACATGTCATTGTCCAGGAGACTGACACCAACCACTTTACCTGCAGAGTCCAACAGAGCAGGATCAATGagaagatggagacagagattCACCTCCCTAGTGAGTAACAACATAATATTATTTAGACATGAAACACTGGAGATATTGATGTgttaatgtacagtatgtgtctaTTTGTTCACAGCCTGTCACCAGTtaacatcagtctgtctgtgtgtctgtagttgtAGGATCCAAGCCATTTGTGTCCATTGtgggacacagagagggagggatgggtctGCTGTGTGAATCAGAAGGCTGGCACCCTGAGCCTGAGCTGGTGTGGCTGGACAGTAAAGGAGTCAATCTCTCTGCTGGTCCTCCTGAGATACACAGAGACTTCAAGGGATTCTACACAGTCAAACAACATGTCATTGTCCAGGAGACTGACACCAACCGCTTTACCTGCAGAGTCCAACAGAGTAGGATCAATGAGAAGATGGAGACGGAGATTCACCTCCCTAGTGAGTAACAACATATTATTATTTAGACATGAAACACTGGAGATATTGATGTgttaatgtacagtatgtgttttaaCCAAAGGCTTTGGTTGGTAGTATTAGTACCAAaccctgttgttgatgtgtggtAGCAGTAGTACCAAACCCTGTTGTTGATGTGTAATGATGTGTGGTAGTATTAGTACCCAACCCTGtcgttgatgtgtgtgttttaggtGAGTTGTTTGATTACGCAACCCCATTGAGAATGACCTTCATTGTGTTATGCTGTCTGGGAGCCATCACTGTGACTGGGTTATCTCTGGCTATCTACTGCATATGCAATAAAAAAGGTAATGGACAGATTATATGAATGTTTAATTGTTAGAAAAAAATGTCTGCAATGTATTTTTTCAACCTCAACACATTTACAGTGGTTGTATTCTATGGATACATGATAATATACTACACCtgcaggtgattaacatgttaacactgactgatgactgattttacctgcaggtgattaacatgttaacactgatgactgattttaacctgcaggtgattaacatgttgacactgatgactgattttacctgcaggtgattaacatgttaacactgatgactgattttaatCTGCAGGTGATTTacatgttaacactgatgactgattttaaccatcaggtgattaacatgttaacactgatgactgattttaaccatcaggtgattaacatgttgacactgatgactgattttaatctgcaggtgattaacatgttgaCACTGAAGACTGATTTTAACcatcaggtgattaacatgttaacactgatgactgattttaaccatcaggtgattaacatgttaacactgatgactgattttacccatcaggtgattaacatgttaacactgatgactgattttatcaggtgattaacatgttgaCACTCAGGTGATTAACcatcaggtgattaacatgttgaTGACTGATTTTACCcatcaggtgattaacatgttaacactgatgactgattttaatctgcaggtgattaacatgttaacactgatgactgattttaaccatcaggtgattaacatgttgacactgatgactgattttaaccatcaggtgattaacatgttgacactgatgactgattttaaccatcaggtgatttacatgttaacactgatgactgattttaatctgcaggtgattaacatgttgacactgatgactgattttaatctgcaggtgattaacatgttaacactgatgactgattttaatctgcaggtgattaacatgttaacactgatgactgattttacccatcaggtgattaacatgttaacactgatgactgattttaaccTGCAGGTGATTTacatgttaacactgatgactgattttaatCTGCAGGTGATTTacatgttaacactgatgactgattttaaccatcaggtgattaacatgttaacactgatgactgattttaaccatcaggtgattaacatgttgacactgatgactgattttatcaggtgattaacatgttaacactgatgactgattttaaccatcaggtgattaacatgttaacactgatgactgattttaaccatcaggtgattaacatgttaacactgatgactgattttacctgcaggtgattaacatgttaacactgatgactgattttacctgcaggtgattaacatgttaacactgatgactgattttacctgcaggtgattaacatgttaacactgatgactgattttaacctgcaggtgattaacatgttgacactgatgactgattttaatctccaggtgattaacatgttaacactgatgactgattttaatctccaggtgattaacatgttaaTCAGGTGTGATAATAGATCAACTCAAACTGCAGAGTGGAAAGTAGTGGTTTTATTGTCCTTAACTCTGATACACCTGGATCACTGATGGACCGGTCACATtaatgttgatgtgtgtgttgagGCTGTAGAGGAccactagactagagagaggtagTCTCTGATACACCTGGATCACTGATGGACCAGTCACATTTAATGAATGAAATTAAGAAGTGGTGGTGGGTAGAATATAGGTGTCTCTCAGAGGTACGCTGGACTCATTTAGGTGGTGGAACTCAATTAGGATTTGTGACGTTAGATAAGTTATATGAGACAAGGAGTCCCAGAGAGACTACATCTTCTAGTGTTCATGTTAATGATGTTCTCACTGTCTTCCATCTACTCTACATGTTTACAGATGACCTCAAGAAGGAGAGGAGTAAGTAGTATCTTTAAATCACCACATTGATAACAAATAAACCAgtgtctcttctatagatgtaCCTTCTAGTGAAGTAGAAAACACTTCATGTTGTTTATATTCATGTTCCCTGACTTGTAtctgatgttggaacattgataTGAGACAAGGAGTCCCAGAGAGAGACTACATCTACTAGTGTTCATGTTAATGATGTTCTCACTGTCTTCCATCTACTCTACATATTTACAGATGAACTCTGGGAGCAGAAATGTAAGTAGTGTCTTCAGATCTTCACTTTACTAAATTTAattaaaaacagtttttttagcACAAAGGGATACATATAAATGAATTACATGTACCcactgattcttgaagaatataatttataaatgAATAAAGAGCTTAGTTTAACTGttttaccccatcagaacccaaaatataacctTGTTTTATctcaatgtttgtaaacaaagtaaatgtaaacaaacactatacagcctccaAACATATTTAAAACtataatgtatatacagtataatggatggtcagtccttacatccatagttctatgaatttgagagtgataTTATTTCCCCAGCCCCTCCCTCAGCTTATTAACAAAACAACAGTGGATcatgttttgttattgtttcaacttcTGATTGACCCCAGATGTTCCTTCTGATGTTAGAACAGTGGTATGAGACAAGGGCCGGGATTCAATTCAAGACGCATTATAACTTACTTGTAAAGCTATTTTACGCTTGAGTCGACAtgtgcagtgtttaccatgaataCAATCTCCATGAATGCAGGTTGAAAATTCCATTAAAAAGTGCATTGTCAGCTATGAAGTACCCTGCGGTATACTGCACATTGGATTGAATCCCAACCAAGGAGTCCCAGAGAGAGACTACATCTACTAGTGTTCATGTTAATGATGTTCTCACTGTCTTCCATCTACTCTACATGTTTACAGGTGACCTCTGTAACCAGAATTGTAAGTAGTGTCTTCAGATCATCACTTCGATAACATTATTAGAACCACAAAAGTTACATTTTCTTTAATTTACCGACTTTAAGTACGAAAACATTTTAAGAAGGTTATTTTGAGCTCATTGAAGATGTTAGTtctgatgttggaacattgataTGAGACAAGGAGTCCCAGAGAGAGACTACATCTTCTAGTGTTCATGTTAATGATGTTCTCACTGTCTTCCATCTACTCTACATATTTACAGATGAACTCTGTGAGCAGAAATGTAAGTAGTGTCTTCAGATCTTCACTTTACTACAATTATGTGAAGCATGTTAAGTCTTTTTTTGTGGCTGAGCACATTGAAAATGTTCCTTCGGACGTTGGAACAGTGTTATGAGACAAGGTCCGGGATTCATTTCAAGACGCATTATAACACAGCACACTATAACAGACTTTTAAATAGTATTTTTCGCTTGAGTCGACATGTGCAGTGTTGACCATGAATGTGAAATGAAGGCCAGTGGAAAATGCCTTTAAAAACCTGCATTGTCAGATGTGAAGTGCCCTGCAGTATAGCGCACATTGGATTGAATCCTGACCAAGGAGTCCCTGAGAGAGACTACATCCTCTAGTGTTCATGTTAATGATGTCTTCCATCTACTCTATATGTTTACAGATTACCTCACTGAGAATCGAGGTAAGTAGTGTCTTCAGATCATCACTTCGATAACATTATTAGAACCACAAAAGTAACATTTTCTTTAATTTACCGACTTCAAGTACGAAAACGTTTTAAGAAGGTTATTTTGAGCTCATTGAAGATGTTAGTtctgatgttggaacattgataTGAGACAAGGAGTCCCAGAGAGAGACTACATCTTCTAGTGTTCATGTTAATGATGTTCTCACTGTATTTCATCTACTCTACATGTTTACAGATGACCTCAGGAAGGAGAAGGGTAAGTAGTGTCCTCAGATCATCTCTTTGCAAGAATTATGTGAACCATTTTATAAAGGCTATTCGTAATCCAATTCAAAACTTACCTTGAGGCCACAGGTACGTGATGAACAGACAGTTTGGAACCTTTAACCCCATCAACACTTTGTACAGAGATAAGAGTCATATTGCTGAGAACCATGTCCCCAGAGACAAATTTTCGTCTCGTGTTAATTTTTGTTACTCTTGCAACTCAGGAAGATACTCTTTGGTCCACCTCTTCCAGAACAAGTCTGACATACGCTGAGAGTACAaaccattaggaacaccttcctaatattgtgttGCAACCCCTTTTGCCCCAATTTGTTAgggcatggactttacaaggtgttgaaagcattcccaAGGGATACcagtccatgttgactccaacactTGACTCATCTGACATCAATCTATAGACCTGTACccctttcttttctttccaaaacaattGAGCGTGCTATCTCTGATTAACTCTCTCGTTATTGCTCTCAGAacaatcttcttgaccctaaccagtcaggcttcaggCCGGGTCACTCAAACGAGACTGTTCTTCTTTGTGCCACGGAGGCTCTCCGTACTGACAAAGCAGACTCTCTCTCATCtattctcatcctcctagatctatccactGCCTTCGACACTGGGAACCATCAGTAGAGAGCATCTGGGTCTGCACCATGttctctcactactggtgtcacccAGGGTTCTGTTCtagtttctctcctcttctctctatacaccaagtcacttggctcatTCATATCATCACACCTCTCCATCACAATTGACAACTCCACAGTCTCGCAcacccagagtgcaaagaaccttggcgtgaacCTAGACAACAACCTGTCGTTCTCTGAAAACATCAAAGCAGCGTCTCGCTAccgcaggttcatgctctacaacatccatatGACCATACCTCACAGAGGAAGcagcacaggtcctaatccaggcacttgtcatctccagtCTTGACTAATATAaatctctgttggctgggctctctgCTTGTGCCATGAAACCCCTGCAATTGATCCAGAATGCTACAGCCcgcctggttttcaaccttcccaagttctctcatgtcaacCCGCTCCTTTGCACaatccactggcttccagtcaaatCTTGCGTCCACTACAAGatcatggtgcttgcctacgtaGCAGCAAGAAGAACTGCCCCTCCCTTCTTTCAGGCTATGAGCAAACCCTACACctcgttctgccacctctggtctcttggccctcccacccctgggagggcagctcccgctcagtCCAGTCCAAgctctctctgtcctggcaccctaATGGTGGAACCATGAGTTTTATACACCAATGAGCGGAATGTTTCTTTAGAGACAGATTTTTGGTGTTATTTTTGTAGTAATAggatttcattcattcattcaattcAGCAGTGCAGGACAGTTTCTTTCACTGAAACTTAATTTGTTCTCTGATAAGTTGACAAAATTCTGCTTTTTTTAAAAGAGTTGGGTTTAGGCTCCATCTATATGTCTCTTGAACTCCATCTGGCATCCAAACAGAACGTGTGAGGGGAGAATGATCTGAGCTAGTTCTGGATAAATACTCAGTTTACACAACTCTATGGGTTACCTGTGTTGATAGGAGAAAGATCATCAATCCAGGTATTAGAGTGCAGGTAGGAGTAGAATGAGTAATCCCCATCTTGGGGGTGGAGCTATCTCCATGTGTCTTTCAAATGTAAGTCTTTCATAAATGATAGAGTGCATTTGGCTGACTTAGTTAATGAGGTTGCTTTTAGTGGAGGATGTA
Encoded proteins:
- the LOC118380839 gene encoding butyrophilin subfamily 2 member A2-like, whose protein sequence is VGSKPVVSIEGHREGGMGLLCETEGWHPEPELVWLDSKGVHLSAGPPETHRDLDGFYTVKRHVIVQETDTNHFTCRVQQSRINEKMETEIHLPIVGSKPFVSIVGHREGGMGLLCESEGWHPEPELVWLDSKGVNLSAGPPEIHRDFKGFYTVKQHVIVQETDTNRFTCRVQQSRINEKMETEIHLPSELFDYATPLRMTFIVLCCLGAITVTGLSLAIYCICNKKDDLKKERNELWEQKCDLCNQNYELCEQKYYLTENRDDLRKEKEILTSQLDFETIRRHAGVFYTL